The nucleotide window GCATCTATTGTCTGGCGCCTCTGGGCTTTGAAAATGAGCTGCGCCTGTGGGTCGAGGAAAGCGGGCGCTGGTTTGCCGATGCCATGGGGCGGGCCGAACGGGTACACGGCATCATCCGTGTGGTCGACGAACAGCAGCTTCGGGAGCAGCGGCTGCGCTTTCTTTCGCAGTTCGATGCCCTGACAGGGCTGTTCAATCGCGCAGTCTTTCTGGATCAGCTACAGCAGACCATCGACCAGTGCGGGGAGAAGGGAAAGGACGCCTGTTTCCTGATTGCCCATATTGACAATTTCCGTGTCGTCAACGAGGCCTATGGTTTCGAGGTGGCCGATCAGGTGATTTGCGAAGTGGCGCGACGGATTTCGCGGCGCCTGCGCGATGGCGATCTGGTGGGGCGGATTTCCGGCACCAAGTTCGGCATCCTGATCAACCATTGCACCGAAAAGGAAATGACGGCGGCCGCCGAGCGTTTTCTCGATGCGGCGCGCGAGGAACTGATCATCACCGACGCAGGACCGGTGCATGTGACCCTGACGATTGGTGGCGTGCATCTGGGTGAGGCCGTTGCGGATCTGCGGCAGGCAGAGATCTGTGCTCTGGATGCCCTTGACCGGGCCAAGAGCCATTGCCGAGGCACCTTCCGGTCCTTCCATGCCAAGCCGTTTGCGCTGGAAGAGCGCCAGAAGAGTATCCAGATGGCCGATGAGGTGATCACTGCTCTCAACGAGCGACGGATCGAGCTGGCCTTTCAGCCCGTTGTCGAGGCAAAGACCGGCACCGTTGCCTTCCACGAAGCTCTGGTGCGGGTGGAAGGGCGCGACGGTCAGGCAATTCCCGCCAACAGCTTCGTTGAATTTGCAGAAACGCTCGGGCTTGCGGCGATGCTTGATCATCGGGTGCTGGAAATGGCGCTTGATCTGCTGTTCACTCATGAGCAGGCCCGCCTGTCGATCAATGTGTCTCCCGATGTCGGGGCCGACCGGGAATGGATCAGCTATCTGACCGCCCGGCTGGTCAGTAACCCGGATGTGGCACGGCGGCTGGTCGTCGAGATTTCCGAGCGGGCCACCCTCGACAATCAGGAAACCGCAGAGCAGTTCGTCAAGGCCGTCAAGGATCTTGGCGTCAAGGTCGCCATTGATGACTTTGGCGCGGGATATACCTCATTCCAGAATTTGCAGAAGCTGGGGGCCGATATGGTCAAGATCGCTGGCTCGCTTATGCATGACATTGCGGAGAATGCCC belongs to uncultured Cohaesibacter sp. and includes:
- a CDS encoding EAL domain-containing protein; this translates as METSSSRSKPDIKARDILTSIGEVVYEWQAATDRLRWSNNAFDVLKTDILSVFPNGKSYTDLITPDTLTGRYKAIFGSGKSDDGQGVPFECIYCLAPLGFENELRLWVEESGRWFADAMGRAERVHGIIRVVDEQQLREQRLRFLSQFDALTGLFNRAVFLDQLQQTIDQCGEKGKDACFLIAHIDNFRVVNEAYGFEVADQVICEVARRISRRLRDGDLVGRISGTKFGILINHCTEKEMTAAAERFLDAAREELIITDAGPVHVTLTIGGVHLGEAVADLRQAEICALDALDRAKSHCRGTFRSFHAKPFALEERQKSIQMADEVITALNERRIELAFQPVVEAKTGTVAFHEALVRVEGRDGQAIPANSFVEFAETLGLAAMLDHRVLEMALDLLFTHEQARLSINVSPDVGADREWISYLTARLVSNPDVARRLVVEISERATLDNQETAEQFVKAVKDLGVKVAIDDFGAGYTSFQNLQKLGADMVKIAGSLMHDIAENAQNRAIVRMFAELADELGFEVVAKWVVSAEVADLLKPLKISYLQGFHFGEPVKDLPWLNDGSQANSKR